In the Leptospira limi genome, one interval contains:
- a CDS encoding YHS domain-containing (seleno)protein, which yields MKPNLLFVFTFLFFSFLTLGAQTENASNEVRKKHFRLNHYGVALDGYDPVSYFSNQPTKGKSEIISQYKGIIYYFSSFENKRKFDKHPDQFEPEYGGWCAFAMGESGDKVEVDPLRYKIIKGKINLFYNGTFGDTLIPWNENEKELIPKANANWKEIMK from the coding sequence ATGAAGCCAAACTTACTCTTCGTTTTCACTTTTTTATTCTTTAGTTTCTTAACGCTTGGAGCACAAACTGAAAATGCATCGAATGAAGTCAGAAAAAAACATTTTCGTCTAAATCATTACGGTGTAGCACTCGATGGGTATGACCCAGTGTCCTATTTTTCAAACCAACCAACAAAAGGCAAAAGCGAAATCATTAGCCAGTATAAAGGAATTATATACTATTTTTCCTCTTTCGAAAACAAAAGGAAATTTGATAAACACCCGGATCAATTTGAACCTGAATATGGTGGTTGGTGCGCATTTGCAATGGGAGAAAGCGGAGACAAAGTGGAAGTTGATCCATTGCGGTATAAAATCATCAAAGGTAAAATCAATTTGTTCTACAATGGAACATTTGGCGATACCCTAATCCCTTGGAATGAAAATGAAAAAGAGTTAATCCCTAAAGCAAATGCAAATTGGAAGGAAATAATGAAATAA